The nucleotide window TGATCGTATTGATTACGTGTTACAGCCGAATCGGCATACATATTCTTGAATCGTTCGTAATCCTTTTGCGCTTTTTCAAGATCGGCCATATCTCCGCTCAATTTTTCCTTAGATGCCGCTTCATTGGAAATCGCCGTAATAACCGCTTGCTCCAACGAATGCAAATTCCCTTGGGCAACAGCCAAATCGGCTTCGGCTTGCTTTACTTTTATTTGGTATTCCTCATCATCAAGAATAACCAATGTATCGCCTTTATGAACAAACTGATGGGAATCAAATTTGATTGCCGCCACATGACCCGTTGCCCGAGCAGTAATACTGTTGATATAAGATTCGACTTGCGCATTATTGGTTGTTTCATACCTGTGAAAGTCAAAAAACAAACTCAATATCCATATACCTCCTCCTATGATGAAAACAAAAGAAAGGATAGTCAAAATCGTATTTCTCTTTTTTTCACTTTTCACCGCAGCTTCATTGGTTGTATTATCTTCGCTCATAAAATAAATTTAAAGTTTACCCATTGCATACTGTAAAGAATAGTATTGAATAATAGCGTCAATATTGGCATTATTCAAGGAAATTTTCGCTTCGTTTAACTGCAACTCCGCATCAACAATATCACTAATTACTGCAAAATCATTATCGTAACGGCTTTTTACAATTTTGTAATTGCTCAATGCCAAATCAACATCTTTTTTAAAAGTCGCTATGTTCCGAACACTTTCCATAAACCTTACATAAGCTGCTTTTACATCTTGATTAATTACATCTTTGGTCGCCTCAAGGGCAATATTACTTTTATCGATTTGTAATCGGTCAGCATTTGTTTTATGTTTCAAATTATAAAAACTCGAAATATCCCAACCTAGAGAAACTCCCGCAGCCCAATAATTCAGGATATTGTCGGAATAATTAGGCCATTGTGCCGGATACTGTGTATTGAAAAGTAAATTGGCATTTACAAATGGCTTATAACCGCTCTTTGTAATATCCAAAGAGGATTCAGCAATTTTAACATTGATTTCAGATCTTTTGATTTCGTAACGATTTTGGTAGGCTTCATTCAGGCTTTCCTCAAAACTCACCTCCGTTTTAGGAATCAAAATACCATCCAGCACCGGTTTTAATTTGGTATTGGTTGGCAATCCGGTCAATATATCCAAATAATTGCTGATCAACTCGATTGAATTGGCACTATTAAAAACAGCCACCTCAAAATTCGATTTTTGTAATTCGGTTCTCAACAAATCACTTTTAAGATTTTGGCCATTTGCCACTCTTGACTGCAATTGTTTGATTCGCAAATCAGTATTGACAATGTTTTGTTTTGTCACCTCAATCTGTTTGTATAATTTTTCTAGGTTAAAAAATTGTGCGGTAATGGTTTGCTTAATTTCTGCTTCAGTCATCTTGGCAACCGATTCCTGCATCGTAACTATTAACTTCTGTTTCTCAATTTGGCTATTGATTGCTCCTCCGTAATACAAAGGCATTGAGGTAAAAACACCGGCAGAACCTTGGTGGTTATAATAATCCACGGTCGTGCTTTTTTCGTAAAACCCTTCAAAAATTTTGGGATTTCCAATATAATTATATCCCATATTTAAACCGATAACAGGTGCTTTTGCTATATGAGATTGACTCAAATTCTCATTGGCAGTAGCCACATCGGTATTAGCCATTTTTAGCTGATTATTATTTTTAATCCCGAGTTGGATAACTTCATCCAATTTTATGATCCGGGTCTCCTCATTGTTTTGAGAAAATCCAACTTCATAAAAAAGAAAAGCTATCAACAGAATAACAAATTGACTTATACTATTTTTTAAAAAAAGGTAACCCATTGGCTAATTCCAATTTAAAAGATTTTAAATGCTATAAAAACACACATTGGTAACCAACACTTACCGAATCATAATTCAATCCAACACTTTTATAAGTTCCGGTATTAAACTGAAACTTTAAAGACTGAAATTTTGTGAGTGGCATCGAAAATGTCGCCCCGATTCTTGAGGCATTGATAATACTTCCTGCGGGAGCTTCATCCACAAATGTTTTCCCTCCGCTAAACCAGTTAATATTAATCCCTGCCCACATATTATTTTTGAAAAAATAACTGGCGTGACCTTGAAAAGAAACTACGGGATCTTGTTTCAATTCGTTGTTTCCTAGAAACTCATTATTTTTGGTATAAAACCACACCCCGGAATATAACTCGGCATAAACATGCTCAAAACGTTTGGAAATTCCTAATTCCGGCTTGATTCCCCAACGATTTGTACCTATATTTACCCTTTTATCAGCATAATAAAGCCCTGTAGGAACGGATACTACTAAACTTGCTCCAAATATTGTTTTTTGTTGGAATTGGCTAAATTCTTTGATATTTAATGCCGGAGACCCTAACAAGTTTACTCCAAATCGCATACGCAGGTCTCCAAAACCTGTTCTGTTTCCGGTAATTCTTGTACCGCTCACCGTTGCTTCACCATCCATAAAAACATACGGAATAGCGACCTGAATTCTAGCTAACCTACCCGCCAAACCGAACGAACGCATATAACCCGCCCCAATATTGTGGCTGGTAATAAGAAAATCCTCAATAGGCAAAGAGGGTTCTGTCACAATATCACCTTTCATATAGCCATAACTCCCCACAGCGATATTGACTCCCCTAGGCATATTGGCATAAGCCCTTGGCTCAAGATCCTGTGCCACTATGCAATTGCAAGCAAATAAAAAGGCAGCAAAAAAAAAACCAATCTTCTTTACGGAAACTAATTCATAATTAACCATATACTGAATATTAGAAAAATTTAAAGACACTTTCTAAAGCTGTATTTAAAACATTTTCTGACGAAAGTTTAAAAAATGAAAAATACTTATTGAAAAAAAAGTTTAAAAAAACCTCAAAAATTTGAGGTTTTTACAATTTTTTACTATCTATTTTAGAATCTATATCCAATGCTTACATTATACCTGAATCCAATTGCAGTAATGGATTGAACCCCTTTTTTCTCAACATCATTATCATGCGAAAGATCACCAAGCTGAGGAAATTTGTCTTTCATAGCTTCGATAATTTTTTGAAGAGTTTCATTTTCATCAAGTCCATCAATTTTTCCATCCAATTTTAAATTGTATTTATAATGCGTTAACGAAGGCCCAAATAAAACACAATCTATAACTACCCTGTTCCATAAAACGAATTGGTAACCTAATTCACCTCCGACATTCATTAAATTTAATTTTGCATTCAGATTTGTACTGCTTCTTACTTGTGTATCAGGATTAGTATAGTTTAAATTTCTATCCGTTTCAAATTGAAAAAAACTTGTAAATGGTGCTAAATAAACACCTCTTGGTCCCTTGTATTTGTTGACACTTCCCAGATAAAATCTATAATCTACACCAAATGAATATCCTTTTCTGCCACTACTTTGATCAAAATCAACATTCTTTACATCCAGCTTTATCAATGGAAACTCCTGATAACCGGCAAAAACATTTATACTTTGATTTTCCTTAATCATTCTTTCGTACGAAAACTGAAGTGAATTATCATAAAGCAATGTATTGGAAACATTGAACTTTATTGAATTCTTGAAATCTTTAGGAGTTGCTTGCGAAAAAACCTTAGTCGAAGACATGAATAACGCAAATCCAAAAATGAAGACAATTCTAAAAGAGGTAGATAAAATTTTCATGGTTTATTTTTTAAATTACATTAAAAATCAGTGAGTTCCTTAACAAATTTAACATTTTTTCCTGAAATAAAGAAGTAAAAATTAACACTTTTTAAGACAGAAGAACTTTTCATTTATGACAGTCCAAAAACAAATAATTACATCACAACAAACGACTGTAAATCAAGTAAAAACCAATAAAAAAGCGCAACATCAAGGTCACGCTCTTCATTTGTTTTTGTATAAAAAATATTTATTTCACTTTTGTCATCTCCAGTTCACCTACAAAAGGAATGGCATTTTGCAGACTGCTTCTAATCTCAGTTTGCAAGTAAATTTCCAACTGAATGAATTTTGTAGCGTTTATTGCTCCAATCGCTTTTTTAACTTTTTCATAGTAAGCAGAATACAATTTATCATAGGCCGTATTGTTTTTCAAAACTCCTTTTACGATTACATCAGCTTTAGCATCAGTCAACGCAGCGTAGTCAGTAGCATATTGATTGATTAAGTTAATTTTTTCTTCTCCCAATTTTTTCCTTTCAGCTTCATAAGCTTCATAAATTTTAGCAAAATCGGCTGCTTGAGTACCAGACAATCCCATGTACTGATTTACTAATTCAGATTTTGATCTACCATAAACCGATTGAACAACATCAATATCGTCTTTCAAAGTTGATTGGGAAAATGTTGCAGAAGAGAATGCAACGGCAAATAATAAAAGTAATTTTTTCATGTTTGTTTCTTTTATTTAGTTAAAATTCAATCAAATATAAGATTTTTTAATTAAATTCTCACTACTTTAAAAATTTAAAGTCAATGCCTTTTATGTAATTTTTCCCACAACGAAAAACACCTAAAAAGTCTCGCCTGCATTGAGATAAAATCCATTAGAATGGTTTCCTACTGCATAATCAAAAATAAGATTTGTCCTTGTAGCCTTATCAATTAAAAGCCTTAATCCTACCCCAAAAGCCGGTTGCACAAATTCAAAAAGATGAACACGGTCATACTTATCACTTGTAGAAATAAAATTTGTAAAAGCTGTTCCGCTAAGAAGTTGATTGCAGGTTATGGGAAATCTCAATTCTACCTGAAGATAAGCCAAACTATTTCCTCTAAACAATCCCTGCGTATAACCCTCCCCACTTCGGCTGCGCTGATCCCAACCAATGGCAGGCAAGTTCAAATAAGGGACAGCACCTTTGGTTACAAATTGTCCTAATCCCCAAAATCCCAATACAAATTGTTCTCTTTTAGGGTCGAGAGGAAGAAAATACCTAACCTCTGTGTTTAAAACACTACTCGCTTTTTGATTATTAAACAATCCCCAATTAAACCTATAATTTGCATTGGCAAACCAGCCTTTTCTAGTATTAATTTGATTATCTCTGGAGTCATAAATAAAATTGGCACTTAAGCCATTTACAAAATATTCATTAGGATCAAATCCATTTTGTAAACTATAATTGTAGTGATGGGTAAACTTTCCGTTTACAATATCCAGGTTTTTATCATAAATCGAAGAATACCAATCAATTTCGACTCCTCCTCCTACATAAAAGTCCTTTTTTATTTCCCACGAAGAGCTTTGATGAAACTTAAAATAATTATAATCCATCGGCTCTTCTATGGATTCAATATTAAAATCAGGTTGGTCTCTATTTTTTGGAATAATATTGGTTCCCAATCCATAATTTGGCTGGGTAAAAATATACAGTCGATAATCCCCTCGAAGATAAATACTATTATTTTTCAACAAAATATTATTCTTGACATTGACCAATAATTGTTTTTCGGTAGTGAAAGTCACCCCTAGATTTGCGGAAGAATATTTGTCGGTAGCTTCTTTGCCTTTAAAAGTATATTGGGACGTTGCACCATAACTAAAACCTGTTGCCGGATTAACCCCAATTATTGGGATTACAAGTAAAAAATTGTTTCTAGTTGGCTTGACAATTAAAACAGAATCTTTCTTTTTGAATAATTCAAAAACAGTTTTTGGTGGACAAGATTTATCAATATCTGAATTAGTTTGCGCCTTGACCAAACTTAGGCTTCCAAATAAAACTATCAAAAAAGGGATTAATAATTTTTTCATAACTGCTATTACTTTTCAATCAATCCCAGTAATAGTCACCGGAAACACGAATATGCCTAGAATGATCTATTATTTTTAATAAATAAATTATTTCATATTGGGCTTCGTCTTCGTAACCATTCCTCTATAACTAATTGAAGCTCGATTATTAGAATTTATATTCAAAGAAGCTCCTCCATCAAAATAGACAGTCAACATGATGGAATAATTATCAGAACTACCTTTGACTTCGGTTTTTATAATATAATTTTTCTTGCCCTTTGTCATTGAATAATCTTTCATAGCTCCTTTAAAATCAAGTCCTCCGCCTCCACTATAAGCAACTCCCGCATAAGCTCGTCCAAAAAAAGGCATTTCACTATGTA belongs to Flavobacterium aquiphilum and includes:
- a CDS encoding TolC family protein; this encodes MGYLFLKNSISQFVILLIAFLFYEVGFSQNNEETRIIKLDEVIQLGIKNNNQLKMANTDVATANENLSQSHIAKAPVIGLNMGYNYIGNPKIFEGFYEKSTTVDYYNHQGSAGVFTSMPLYYGGAINSQIEKQKLIVTMQESVAKMTEAEIKQTITAQFFNLEKLYKQIEVTKQNIVNTDLRIKQLQSRVANGQNLKSDLLRTELQKSNFEVAVFNSANSIELISNYLDILTGLPTNTKLKPVLDGILIPKTEVSFEESLNEAYQNRYEIKRSEINVKIAESSLDITKSGYKPFVNANLLFNTQYPAQWPNYSDNILNYWAAGVSLGWDISSFYNLKHKTNADRLQIDKSNIALEATKDVINQDVKAAYVRFMESVRNIATFKKDVDLALSNYKIVKSRYDNDFAVISDIVDAELQLNEAKISLNNANIDAIIQYYSLQYAMGKL
- a CDS encoding transporter → MVNYELVSVKKIGFFFAAFLFACNCIVAQDLEPRAYANMPRGVNIAVGSYGYMKGDIVTEPSLPIEDFLITSHNIGAGYMRSFGLAGRLARIQVAIPYVFMDGEATVSGTRITGNRTGFGDLRMRFGVNLLGSPALNIKEFSQFQQKTIFGASLVVSVPTGLYYADKRVNIGTNRWGIKPELGISKRFEHVYAELYSGVWFYTKNNEFLGNNELKQDPVVSFQGHASYFFKNNMWAGININWFSGGKTFVDEAPAGSIINASRIGATFSMPLTKFQSLKFQFNTGTYKSVGLNYDSVSVGYQCVFL
- a CDS encoding BamA/TamA family outer membrane protein, producing the protein MKKLLIPFLIVLFGSLSLVKAQTNSDIDKSCPPKTVFELFKKKDSVLIVKPTRNNFLLVIPIIGVNPATGFSYGATSQYTFKGKEATDKYSSANLGVTFTTEKQLLVNVKNNILLKNNSIYLRGDYRLYIFTQPNYGLGTNIIPKNRDQPDFNIESIEEPMDYNYFKFHQSSSWEIKKDFYVGGGVEIDWYSSIYDKNLDIVNGKFTHHYNYSLQNGFDPNEYFVNGLSANFIYDSRDNQINTRKGWFANANYRFNWGLFNNQKASSVLNTEVRYFLPLDPKREQFVLGFWGLGQFVTKGAVPYLNLPAIGWDQRSRSGEGYTQGLFRGNSLAYLQVELRFPITCNQLLSGTAFTNFISTSDKYDRVHLFEFVQPAFGVGLRLLIDKATRTNLIFDYAVGNHSNGFYLNAGETF
- a CDS encoding DUF4251 domain-containing protein, with translation MKTVVLSFFLSFSMLMGFAQEKTKQQIKEEKKLAEQKKVEELLNSKDYEFVADWAYPQSGRSINLTSNPNFFRVKNDSVHSEMPFFGRAYAGVAYSGGGGLDFKGAMKDYSMTKGKKNYIIKTEVKGSSDNYSIMLTVYFDGGASLNINSNNRASISYRGMVTKTKPNMK